In Brassica napus cultivar Da-Ae chromosome C2, Da-Ae, whole genome shotgun sequence, the sequence ttttggaAAAGGTGGGATTCAAGAGGAATATCGATTCTTTATTCAATCTTTATTCCTCTAAGATAACAGTTACGAACACCCTTAATTTGCGTATCTATAGGATGCAGTCAAGATCATCAACTTATGCGTTAGTTAATCCCTCATTCTCccaccttatatatatatacatatatatatatatatttaaattgtatAATATAGTAAAATTTTCCATTCGAGTAAcgaattttctaaaatatatgtacgcgtatacaataatttttttatgttagtGTTAAATACTTGTAGAGCCACAGGATGATGGTGACAGCAGTCGCGCCGGCGCCACCGGCGGCTGCTAAACCCGTAGTCAGTAAACCAGTGGTAATACCAGCTGGTACGAGAATCGGACTGAATACTACGAATAGTGGCATGGTAGCGATAAATGCGGCGGCTGTGCCGGCGAGGGATACACCGGCGATCAACAAGAGGAATGTTGCGGCATGTGTAGCTAATATTGCGGTTAAAACACTCTTAAACGACGGCTTTCGCTCGTGTTTTTTCTTCCTGAGTATCCCCATTGTTTACTAGTTTGAATGGCTAGAAAGGAGGGGTATGATTCTTTGGTCCGATGGTCGTGGGAATTTATGAAGAAGAGATGGattcatatacatatattaagtgGTATGGTCTACGTGTACGGTACGTGTTTATAAATACCCATGCGAGTGAATGTTGAGCTCTATACGTTACGTCAATGCCTTTTCTTTTCgtctgtttttttgttgttgggttGTCACATGTTTTGCCTCTTTTTCGCTTTCTTGTAAAATAGGAGTGGACATTTTGGTTTAGTTCACGTAAACCAAATGATATATATCCGGATCGTTTATGTTTGATTTAGTGTTAGAAGAAGTGCACCTGAATTTTAAcccaacttatatataattaataattctGTTTGAACTGGTTAGAAATTGCTTCTGTTATATTTGGTTTAATTTTGACCTTTGATAGAGTTTAATTTGGTTGTCTCGTGTTATGGTTAGTTATGAACCAAAAGTTGATCTGTTGGTTTTATTAGGGCTTGCTTACGGCTAATCCCACGGCTGTGACGCCAAGGATTATTCCGGAGAATACCAATAAAACTATGCAGCCACTGCGGTGAAAAACCGCctgaaaaatcttaa encodes:
- the LOC106379139 gene encoding LOW QUALITY PROTEIN: oleosin-B1 (The sequence of the model RefSeq protein was modified relative to this genomic sequence to represent the inferred CDS: deleted 3 bases in 2 codons), with the protein product MGILRKKKHERKPSFKSVLTAILATHAATFLLLIAGVSLAGTAAAFIATMPLFVVFSPILVPAGITTGLLTTGLAAAGGRRDCCHHHPVALQASNGQGAAKSPEKVLKKIIPGAAAAPAAAPGAAPAAAPAAAPAAAPAAAPAAAPAPKPAAPPAPKPAAPPSI